TCATTGGCATTGTTGAGAATTCGATCCACGAAATTCCAACCGATCTGAGACAGTCCATCCTGGCCTTGGGCATCGTAGAAAACATTCTTGCCCTTTTCAGAGATCGACATATTGGTATGCATGCCATTGCCGTTGATATCCGCTATGGGTTTGGGCAGGAAAGAAGCCGTCATGCCCATGCTATTGGCAATCTGGCGGGCCATCAGCTTATAGAGTTGAATCTGGTCTGCGGCAATCACAGCATCGCTATAGGAAAAATTCAATTCAAACTGAGAAGGCGCCACTTCAGGGTGATCCTTCTCGTTTTCAAAACCCATGGCGCGCTGAGCGCCTGCAAAACGGTCAATGAACTGACGCAGAGGATCTTGTGGCAGAGAGTGGTAATAACCACCCCCAGACACAAATTCAAAACCACGGGAAGCATCAAAATGTTGCTCTGCATCTCTGCCATGGAAAAGAAAACCTTCAAGTTCAACAGCCACATTGGCTACGCCCTGGTTCTTGGCCCAAAGATCTTCGCGCAATTGCAGCAAATGTCCCCGCAGGTCTGAATCATACATACTGCCGTCATTGGCTTTGATCAAACCAAAGACCAACATTTTGCCTGGGCCAAATACATCGACCGGCAACCAGCGGAAAGAACCCCAATCAATATGCAAGCGCAGATCAGATTCACGTACCGCGCTGAAACCCCGTACAGAAGAGCCATCAAAGGTCAGATTTTCATAGGACTTCAGCAAAAACTTCTTGTCATAATCAATCATATGGAAACGGCCTTCGAGATCGGTAAAGGCCACGGTCACCGCTTTGATATCACGACGTTCGCTGAGATAACGCAGATAGTGTTCCTGAAGCTGGTCTTCCTTCACGCGGTTAAGAACTTTTTCTTTGGCTTCGAGATTCAGTTCTTCAAGTTCAGCATAGGAGTATTCAGAGAGATTTTTAAAACTGTCGGACATGGGTCACCTTCAAATTATGAGTGAATTATTAAAGCAAAATATTTATTTATTTAAAATAAAAATTAAAACATTTAGCTTAATTTTTATTATAGCAAATATAATTTTATAAACAAATAATATAAATATCAAAAGAATTATATTTATAAAGAAATAAGCAAGATAAAAACCCTTTAAACAAATCGCCCCTAAAAATCCAGCAGCCCCCCCTTCAAGGCATGTTAAAATAGCTAGAAAAATCAAGAGTTAAATATGCTCAAGCCTCTGTTTCTCCTCCTGTTTAGCTTCTTTCTGTTTATTTTCCCCGCCCATGCAGAAATTAAAACCTTCGTGGTTTCTGCCACCTCCTGGATTGGGGATAATCAAAGCAAAAATGACGCCCGCAATCTGGCAACGCTTGAAGCCAAACGCATGGCTCTTGAGCAGGCAGGCACCTATATTGAATCGGTCACCCTCGTCAAAAACAGCGTGCTGGCAAAGGACGAAATTCTCGCACTCACAGGAGGCATCACCCAAACTCAAATTGTTTCAGAAAAAACCACTTCCAATGGTGAAAGTTTTGGTCTGATCATCACGGCAAAAATTACGCTGGACACTCAAAATGTT
The window above is part of the bacterium (Candidatus Blackallbacteria) CG13_big_fil_rev_8_21_14_2_50_49_14 genome. Proteins encoded here:
- a CDS encoding glutamine synthetase encodes the protein MSDSFKNLSEYSYAELEELNLEAKEKVLNRVKEDQLQEHYLRYLSERRDIKAVTVAFTDLEGRFHMIDYDKKFLLKSYENLTFDGSSVRGFSAVRESDLRLHIDWGSFRWLPVDVFGPGKMLVFGLIKANDGSMYDSDLRGHLLQLREDLWAKNQGVANVAVELEGFLFHGRDAEQHFDASRGFEFVSGGGYYHSLPQDPLRQFIDRFAGAQRAMGFENEKDHPEVAPSQFELNFSYSDAVIAADQIQLYKLMARQIANSMGMTASFLPKPIADINGNGMHTNMSISEKGKNVFYDAQGQDGLSQIGWNFVDRILNNANDICLVLNPSVNSYRRLDPAYEAPNQIKSSAIDRTSMIRIPLANERSARIEVRSVGPDASPYLLLYSLLKTGLEGPMSEALDSETRRTRTRFLPDNIYDAMRHFKGSEFVRSMLGEQNHQKFLELKQSAADRCPKLLGSLIKQPEIIFHHEVTNQYLWSKF